The following are encoded in a window of Roseimaritima ulvae genomic DNA:
- a CDS encoding alpha/beta hydrolase family protein — MKHLHDIPYGAIICLLGLLSAPSGFAQNLSSPDQAAPQPGSHEPDAFDAWEAQSVIDLPNNLDKARARNVPVTFHLPKQKVAQPLILVSHGGGGSRHGLYALAAETARQGYVVMCLEHVTSNTTDLRRRMRTQGLGFRDALRDCGDDMTARKNRPLDVRFAIDLAEQLNREDARFKGRIDLSQIAIVGHSYGAFTAMVCCGVKPVDLDGDLGEPRIKLGIALSPQSSNGKFFDEDSFATVTRPFVGISGTRDLSGDRHRDFFKLMPKGDKHLLWFHDANHFSFSDSSGSPRTFLRPDTDVTNALKVIVPKILDSYLRGEPKLDEATRKQLVDRSLGGKVRRIEWHVN; from the coding sequence ATGAAGCATCTCCACGACATCCCGTACGGGGCCATTATCTGTCTGCTAGGCCTGTTGTCCGCCCCATCCGGCTTTGCACAGAATCTGAGCAGCCCGGATCAGGCGGCGCCCCAGCCTGGCTCCCACGAGCCGGACGCGTTCGATGCCTGGGAGGCCCAGAGCGTCATCGACCTGCCGAACAACCTTGATAAAGCTCGCGCTCGCAACGTCCCGGTGACCTTTCATTTGCCGAAACAAAAGGTTGCCCAGCCGCTGATACTGGTCTCCCACGGTGGCGGTGGCAGTCGTCATGGGCTGTACGCTCTGGCGGCCGAAACGGCTCGGCAGGGCTACGTGGTCATGTGTCTGGAACACGTCACCAGCAACACCACCGACCTCCGCCGCCGCATGCGAACCCAAGGACTGGGATTTCGCGACGCCCTACGAGATTGCGGCGACGACATGACGGCCAGGAAAAACCGCCCGCTGGACGTACGGTTTGCGATTGATCTGGCGGAACAACTGAACCGCGAGGACGCTCGCTTCAAGGGCCGCATCGACCTATCCCAAATCGCTATCGTCGGGCACTCTTACGGCGCATTTACAGCGATGGTCTGTTGCGGAGTGAAACCGGTCGACCTCGACGGCGACCTTGGCGAACCGCGGATCAAGCTTGGCATCGCGCTTAGCCCGCAAAGCTCCAACGGCAAATTCTTTGACGAGGACAGTTTTGCCACGGTCACGCGGCCGTTTGTGGGCATCTCCGGCACGCGCGACCTATCGGGCGATCGCCACCGGGATTTTTTTAAGCTGATGCCCAAAGGTGACAAACATCTGCTGTGGTTTCACGATGCCAACCACTTCAGCTTCTCCGATTCAAGCGGCAGTCCTCGGACTTTTCTGCGTCCGGACACCGATGTCACCAATGCGTTGAAAGTGATCGTGCCCAAGATTCTGGACAGCTACCTGCGTGGCGAACCAAAGTTGGATGAAGCGACTCGCAAACAACTGGTCGACCGCAGCCTCGGCGGCAAAGTCCGCCGCATCGAGTGGCATGTGAATTGA